From a single Couchioplanes caeruleus genomic region:
- the rfbA gene encoding glucose-1-phosphate thymidylyltransferase RfbA, which yields MRGIILAGGTGSRLRPLTTITSKQLLPVYDKPLIYYPLSVLMLAGIRETMVICTPDHEQAFRALLGNGEHLGIELQYATQAAPRGLADALLIGREFIGDEQICLILGDNIFYGHDFGFTLRQEVEKLDGCTLFGYTVADPERYGVAVLNESHHLVALEEKPSAPRGNLAVTGLYLYDNEALDYATELRPSARGELEITDLNRRFLDAGRARLVDLGRGTAWLDTGTADSLLEAGQFVQVLQKRQGVQIACLEEVAYRMRFISGDDLGALAARIGGPASEQGRYLTRVLETS from the coding sequence ATGCGAGGCATCATCCTGGCGGGCGGGACGGGCAGCCGGCTCCGGCCGCTGACCACCATCACGTCCAAGCAACTGCTGCCCGTCTACGACAAACCGCTGATCTACTACCCGCTCTCGGTGCTGATGCTGGCCGGCATCCGCGAGACCATGGTGATCTGTACGCCCGACCACGAGCAGGCCTTCCGCGCCCTGCTCGGCAACGGGGAGCACCTCGGCATCGAGCTGCAGTACGCGACGCAGGCGGCTCCCCGCGGCCTGGCCGACGCGCTGCTGATCGGCCGCGAGTTCATCGGGGACGAGCAGATCTGCCTGATCCTGGGCGACAACATCTTCTACGGGCACGACTTCGGCTTCACCCTGCGCCAGGAGGTCGAGAAGCTCGACGGCTGCACGTTGTTCGGCTACACGGTGGCGGACCCGGAACGGTACGGCGTCGCCGTGCTCAACGAGTCCCACCACCTCGTGGCCCTGGAGGAGAAGCCCTCCGCCCCGCGCGGAAACCTCGCCGTCACCGGCCTCTACCTCTACGACAACGAGGCCCTCGACTACGCCACCGAGCTGCGCCCCTCCGCCCGCGGCGAGCTGGAGATCACCGACCTGAACCGGCGGTTCCTCGACGCGGGCCGCGCCCGCCTGGTCGACCTCGGACGCGGAACGGCGTGGCTCGACACCGGAACGGCGGACAGCCTCCTCGAGGCGGGTCAGTTCGTGCAGGTGCTGCAGAAGCGCCAGGGCGTCCAGATCGCCTGCCTGGAGGAGGTCGCGTACCGGATGCGCTTCATCTCCGGTGACGACCTGGGTGCCCTCGCCGCCCGCATCGGTGGCCCGGCCAGCGAGCAGGGCCGGTACCTGACCCGCGTGCTGGAGACCTCGTAG
- a CDS encoding methyltransferase, which translates to MTTTGAADAVTTIRRLALAAGFAGALRAAAEIGVADAVGDEPATTAQIAGEVNAVPETLGRLLRALSVHGVFASDDGDSYRHTPASRLLREDHPRSLRYMVLWATEPWTWTVWPHLADAVRTGKGVFEEQHGKDFFTYLHDDAPESAEVFDRAMTQASRLSSDALAAALDLTGTARVADIAGGQGHLLATILERDPALTGVLFDLPAVIGNVDPRLAPGGALAGRVSTVAGDCRRGVPVEADVYVLKNVLEWDDESTVAALANVARSAPPGARIAIIENLIDGSSEGAFTTGMDLLLLLNVNGKKHLTADLVALAARAGLEVTGIRPVGPFLHLVDCRVATKS; encoded by the coding sequence ATGACGACAACAGGTGCCGCGGATGCCGTCACGACCATACGGCGCCTCGCGCTGGCAGCCGGCTTCGCCGGGGCGTTGCGGGCAGCGGCCGAGATAGGTGTGGCCGACGCCGTGGGCGACGAACCCGCGACGACGGCGCAGATCGCCGGCGAGGTCAACGCCGTTCCGGAGACGCTGGGCAGGCTGCTGCGTGCCCTGTCCGTGCACGGGGTGTTCGCCTCCGACGACGGCGACAGCTACCGCCACACCCCGGCGTCCCGGCTCCTGCGCGAGGACCACCCCCGCAGCCTGCGGTACATGGTCCTGTGGGCGACGGAGCCGTGGACGTGGACCGTCTGGCCGCACCTGGCCGACGCCGTGCGTACCGGCAAGGGCGTGTTCGAGGAGCAGCACGGCAAGGACTTCTTCACCTACCTCCACGACGACGCCCCCGAGTCCGCGGAGGTCTTCGACCGCGCGATGACCCAGGCCAGCCGCCTGTCGTCGGACGCCCTGGCCGCCGCGCTCGACCTGACCGGAACGGCGCGGGTCGCCGACATCGCCGGTGGGCAGGGCCATCTGCTCGCCACCATCCTGGAGCGCGACCCCGCCCTGACCGGCGTGCTGTTCGACCTGCCCGCCGTCATCGGCAACGTGGACCCGCGGCTCGCTCCCGGCGGCGCCCTCGCCGGCCGGGTCAGCACGGTGGCCGGCGACTGCCGCCGCGGCGTACCGGTCGAGGCCGACGTGTACGTGCTCAAGAACGTGCTGGAGTGGGACGACGAGAGCACGGTCGCCGCGCTGGCCAACGTCGCCCGCAGCGCGCCGCCCGGTGCCCGCATCGCCATCATCGAGAACCTGATCGACGGCAGCAGCGAGGGTGCCTTCACCACCGGGATGGACCTGCTGCTCCTGCTCAACGTGAACGGCAAGAAGCACCTCACCGCCGACCTGGTCGCCCTCGCGGCCCGGGCCGGGCTGGAGGTCACCGGCATCCGCCCGGTCGGCCCCTTCCTGCACCTGGTCGACTGCCGAGTCGCCACGAAGTCCTAG